A single window of Nocardia higoensis DNA harbors:
- the efp gene encoding elongation factor P: MADTSDFKNGLVLKIDGQLQQIVEFQHVKPGKGPAFVRTKLKNVVSGKVVDKTFNAGVKVETATVDRRDMTYLYHDGTDYVFMDGETFDQISISEATIGDGARFLLENMAVQVAMHEGAPLYVELPVSIELVVQHTDIGLQGDRSTGGTKPATLETGAEVQVPLFINTGDKLRIDSRDGSYLGRVNA, encoded by the coding sequence GTGGCGGACACCAGCGACTTCAAGAACGGCCTCGTGCTGAAGATCGACGGTCAGCTCCAGCAGATCGTCGAATTCCAGCACGTCAAGCCGGGCAAGGGTCCCGCGTTCGTGCGGACCAAGTTGAAGAACGTCGTGTCCGGCAAGGTCGTCGACAAGACCTTCAACGCCGGCGTCAAGGTCGAGACCGCGACGGTCGACCGTCGCGACATGACCTACCTGTACCACGATGGCACGGACTACGTCTTCATGGACGGCGAGACCTTCGACCAGATCTCGATCTCCGAGGCCACCATCGGCGACGGCGCTCGCTTCCTGCTGGAGAACATGGCCGTGCAGGTCGCCATGCACGAAGGCGCGCCGCTCTACGTCGAGCTCCCGGTCTCCATCGAGCTGGTCGTCCAGCACACCGACATCGGCCTGCAGGGCGACCGCTCCACCGGCGGCACCAAGCCCGCCACCCTGGAGACCGGCGCCGAGGTCCAGGTGCCGCTGTTCATCAACACCGGCGACAAGCTGCGTATCGACTCGCGCGACGGCAGCTACCTCGGCCGGGTCAACGCCTGA
- a CDS encoding M24 family metallopeptidase: MSADSAGPGPDYAARRGALRSLLVENGVDALLVTDLVNIRYLTGFTGSNAALLVHSWDMSEAEDRTVIGTDGRYRDQIAAQVPDLRGEIARATARRIIELAGEWQLGRVGFESHVVTVDQHRGLVEQRTGLDLVAVPGLVEQLRTVKDEYEIEQLRRACAAGDAGLATLLERGGLRPGRTEREVARDLEWAMFEHGAEAVSFETIVATGANSAVPHHRPTGAVLASGDFVKIDFGAVVGGYHSDMTRTFVLGSPSGWQREVYELVSEAQWAGSKALRPGVHAAEVDAASRSVIEAAGHGALFVHGLGHGVGLRIHEAPGIAKNAPGTLLSGVAVTVEPGVYFPGRGGVRIEDTLVVREGGPELLTHTSKDLTVVD; encoded by the coding sequence ATGTCTGCTGATAGCGCGGGACCGGGGCCCGACTACGCCGCGCGCCGAGGCGCGCTGCGCAGCCTGCTGGTGGAGAACGGGGTCGACGCACTGCTGGTCACCGACCTGGTGAACATCAGATACCTGACCGGATTCACCGGTTCCAATGCCGCCCTTCTGGTGCACTCCTGGGACATGAGTGAAGCCGAGGACCGCACGGTGATCGGCACCGACGGCCGCTACCGCGACCAGATCGCCGCGCAGGTACCCGATCTGCGCGGCGAGATCGCCCGCGCCACCGCGCGCCGGATCATCGAACTGGCCGGGGAATGGCAGCTCGGCCGGGTCGGTTTCGAAAGCCACGTGGTGACCGTGGACCAGCATCGTGGCCTGGTCGAGCAGCGCACCGGCCTGGATCTCGTGGCTGTACCCGGTCTCGTCGAACAGTTGCGAACGGTCAAGGACGAGTACGAGATCGAACAGTTGCGGCGGGCGTGCGCGGCGGGTGACGCCGGGCTGGCGACCCTGCTCGAGCGCGGCGGCCTGCGCCCGGGGCGCACCGAGCGCGAGGTCGCCCGCGATCTGGAGTGGGCGATGTTCGAGCACGGCGCCGAGGCGGTCTCGTTCGAGACGATCGTGGCCACCGGCGCCAATTCCGCGGTGCCGCATCATCGCCCCACCGGCGCGGTGCTGGCTTCCGGCGACTTCGTGAAGATCGATTTCGGGGCGGTCGTCGGCGGCTACCACTCCGACATGACGCGCACCTTCGTGCTGGGCTCGCCCTCGGGCTGGCAGCGCGAGGTGTACGAGCTGGTCTCCGAGGCGCAGTGGGCGGGCAGCAAGGCCCTGCGCCCCGGCGTACACGCCGCCGAGGTGGACGCCGCGTCGCGGTCGGTGATCGAGGCCGCCGGCCACGGGGCGCTGTTCGTGCACGGCCTCGGCCACGGCGTCGGATTGCGCATCCACGAAGCGCCGGGAATCGCGAAGAACGCGCCCGGTACACTTCTGTCCGGCGTGGCGGTGACCGTCGAACCAGGTGTGTACTTTCCCGGGCGCGGCGGCGTCCGGATCGAGGACACGCTCGTGGTTCGCGAGGGGGGCCCCGAACTGCTCACCCACACCAGCAAAGACCTGACCGTCGTCGACTGA
- a CDS encoding A24 family peptidase translates to MTTFAFALFTLWCATLAVIDARVRRLPNVLTAAGATAVLGYAFTVGEPGPAVMGAVLLAFPYLLVHLAVPAACGAGDAKLAVGVGAAAGLGGAHAWMIAAIGAPVLTALAGVAAALSTRHRDQARFRTGRVDADRRSGLAHARSRPRVRAAPRSRALPHGPAMCGATVLALALTAG, encoded by the coding sequence ATGACCACCTTCGCCTTCGCCCTGTTCACGCTCTGGTGCGCGACGCTGGCCGTCATCGATGCCCGCGTTCGCAGGTTGCCCAACGTGCTCACCGCCGCGGGCGCGACCGCGGTACTCGGCTACGCATTCACGGTCGGCGAGCCGGGTCCGGCCGTCATGGGTGCGGTGCTGCTGGCATTCCCGTATCTTCTGGTGCACCTCGCCGTGCCCGCCGCGTGCGGGGCGGGCGACGCCAAACTCGCGGTGGGTGTGGGTGCGGCCGCCGGGCTCGGGGGTGCACACGCATGGATGATCGCCGCGATCGGCGCGCCGGTCCTCACCGCTCTCGCCGGGGTGGCGGCGGCACTGAGCACACGGCACCGCGATCAGGCACGCTTTCGGACCGGTCGGGTGGACGCGGATCGCCGGTCGGGTCTCGCCCATGCTCGGAGCCGCCCGCGGGTGCGGGCCGCGCCCCGGAGCCGGGCACTTCCGCACGGCCCGGCCATGTGCGGAGCCACGGTGCTCGCGCTCGCCCTCACCGCCGGGTGA
- the aroC gene encoding chorismate synthase, translating into MLRWITAGESHGPALVAILEGMVAGVEVTSEDISAQLARRRLGYGRGARMKFEADKVTVVGGVRHGRTMGGPVAIEVANSEWPKWTTVMSADPVDEAELADLARNAPLTRPRPGHADYSGMLKYGFDDARNVLERASARETAARVAAGTVARNFLRQALGVEVVSHVVSIGAAANTTGVTPTAADLAAVDESPVRAFDADAEAAMIAEIEAAKKDGDTLGGVVEVIVEGLPVGLGSFTSGENRLDSRLAAALMGIQAIKGVEVGDGFETARRRGSQAHDEMRPGPDGVLRSTNRAGGLEGGMTNGEALRVRAAMKPISTVPRALSTVDMTTGEEAVAIHQRSDVCAVPAAGVVAESMVALVVAQAVLEKFGGDSLAESVANISSYLERISTRPHVSADSRAR; encoded by the coding sequence GTGCTGCGCTGGATAACTGCCGGAGAATCCCATGGCCCCGCTCTCGTCGCCATCCTGGAGGGAATGGTGGCGGGTGTCGAGGTGACCTCCGAGGACATCTCCGCTCAGCTCGCGCGCCGCAGGCTCGGCTACGGGCGCGGCGCCCGGATGAAGTTCGAGGCCGACAAGGTGACCGTGGTCGGCGGTGTGCGCCACGGCCGCACCATGGGCGGCCCGGTCGCCATCGAGGTGGCCAATTCCGAGTGGCCCAAGTGGACGACGGTCATGTCCGCCGACCCGGTCGACGAGGCCGAACTCGCCGACCTGGCACGCAACGCCCCGCTGACGCGCCCCCGTCCCGGACACGCCGACTACTCCGGCATGCTCAAGTACGGCTTCGACGACGCCAGGAATGTGCTCGAGCGCGCCAGCGCCCGCGAGACCGCCGCGCGCGTCGCGGCGGGAACCGTGGCCCGCAACTTCCTGCGTCAGGCGCTCGGCGTCGAGGTCGTCTCGCACGTGGTCTCCATCGGCGCGGCCGCCAACACCACCGGCGTCACCCCGACCGCGGCCGATCTGGCCGCCGTGGACGAGAGCCCGGTGCGCGCGTTCGATGCCGATGCCGAGGCCGCGATGATCGCCGAGATCGAGGCCGCGAAGAAGGACGGCGACACCCTCGGAGGTGTTGTCGAGGTGATCGTCGAGGGCCTGCCCGTCGGTCTCGGTTCGTTCACCAGCGGTGAGAATCGCCTCGACTCGCGTCTCGCGGCCGCGCTCATGGGCATCCAGGCGATCAAGGGCGTCGAGGTCGGCGACGGTTTCGAGACCGCGCGCAGGCGCGGAAGCCAGGCACACGACGAGATGCGTCCCGGCCCGGACGGCGTGCTGCGCTCGACCAACCGCGCCGGCGGCCTCGAGGGCGGCATGACCAACGGCGAAGCGCTGCGGGTGCGTGCGGCGATGAAGCCGATCTCGACCGTGCCGCGCGCGCTGTCCACCGTCGATATGACCACCGGTGAAGAGGCCGTGGCCATCCACCAACGCTCCGATGTGTGCGCGGTGCCCGCCGCGGGCGTCGTCGCCGAGAGCATGGTGGCTCTCGTGGTCGCCCAGGCCGTGCTGGAGAAGTTCGGCGGCGATTCGCTCGCCGAGTCCGTCGCCAACATCAGCAGCTACCTCGAGCGGATCAGCACCCGCCCGCATGTCTCGGCGGACAGTCGGGCGCGATGA
- the aroB gene encoding 3-dehydroquinate synthase has product MTEPSRIQVRTADPYPVIIGRGLLGDLVESVTGATSGVRTVAIFHQPTLAETAEVVRAALADTGIDAHRVEIPDAEAGKDLAVAGFCWEVLGRIGLTRNDVVVSLGGGAATDLAGFVAATWMRGVQIVHVPTTLLAMVDAAVGGKTGINTEAGKNLVGSFHEPAAVLVDLATLETVPRNEIVAGMAEIIKAGFIADPVILELVERDPQAALDPTGEVLPELIRRAIQVKADVVAADLKESSLREILNYGHTLGHAVERRERYRWRHGAAVSVGLVFAAELGRLAGRLDDATADRHRTILEAVGLPTTYDADALPQLLDAMQTDKKTRSGVLRFVVLDGLAKPGRLEGPDPSLLAAAYSAIAREQSPSGGAILL; this is encoded by the coding sequence GTGACAGAGCCGAGTCGAATCCAGGTCCGCACCGCCGACCCGTACCCGGTGATCATCGGCCGCGGCCTGCTCGGCGATCTCGTCGAGTCGGTGACCGGCGCGACCTCCGGTGTACGGACGGTGGCGATCTTCCACCAGCCGACACTGGCCGAGACCGCCGAAGTAGTGCGTGCGGCTCTGGCCGACACCGGGATCGACGCGCATCGTGTCGAGATCCCCGACGCCGAGGCAGGCAAGGATCTCGCGGTCGCGGGATTCTGCTGGGAGGTCCTCGGACGGATCGGGCTGACCCGCAACGATGTCGTGGTCAGTCTCGGCGGCGGCGCGGCGACCGATCTCGCCGGTTTCGTAGCCGCCACCTGGATGCGCGGTGTGCAGATCGTGCATGTGCCGACCACCCTGCTGGCGATGGTCGACGCCGCGGTCGGCGGCAAGACCGGCATCAATACCGAGGCAGGCAAGAACCTGGTCGGCAGTTTCCACGAACCCGCCGCGGTGCTGGTGGACCTGGCGACCTTGGAGACCGTGCCGCGCAACGAGATCGTCGCGGGCATGGCCGAGATCATCAAGGCCGGCTTCATCGCCGACCCGGTGATCCTGGAACTGGTCGAGCGCGATCCACAAGCCGCTCTCGACCCGACCGGCGAGGTGCTGCCCGAACTGATCCGCCGCGCGATCCAGGTCAAGGCCGATGTGGTGGCCGCCGACCTCAAGGAATCCAGCCTGCGCGAGATCCTCAACTACGGCCACACCCTCGGCCACGCCGTCGAGCGCCGCGAGCGTTACCGCTGGCGGCACGGCGCCGCTGTCTCGGTCGGTCTGGTCTTCGCCGCCGAACTCGGCCGGCTCGCGGGCCGTCTCGACGACGCGACCGCCGACCGGCACCGCACGATCCTGGAAGCCGTCGGCCTGCCGACCACCTATGACGCCGATGCCCTACCCCAACTGCTCGATGCGATGCAGACCGACAAGAAGACCCGTTCGGGCGTATTGCGTTTCGTCGTCCTCGACGGGCTGGCCAAGCCCGGCAGGCTGGAGGGTCCCGATCCGTCGCTGCTGGCTGCCGCGTACTCGGCGATCGCCCGTGAGCAGAGCCCGAGCGGCGGGGCGATCCTGCTCTGA
- a CDS encoding FAD-dependent monooxygenase, with translation MSTDIHVLVCGGGIAGNAVALQLIRAGIRTTVVERASAPRPGGQAVDLRGPSREVAERMGLMPGIRARQLDERGMTYVDRSGRASVRMPAEMFDGKGPVADIEITRGELNQVLLEALAEAGGALDYRYGEWIEALTQDEAGVAVAFASGSVERFDLVVGADGVHSATRRLAFGPDERFSTYLGGYTSYFTVPTPAGVEPGWMAMRMVPRAAVGIRPDADPGTSKAIVMLRVDADPALRGDVAAQQRLIRRLLADAGWLTPHILAAMADAPDFYFDELARIDMPALSAGRVTLLGDAGYCGSPLTGMGTAMALVGAYLLAGELAADPADPLGALARYEAALMPFLDKAKEIPGGGLSMMLPTTEFGAMLTRAVARLMVSRPLRPVMIRMMSGTDDYALPSYPADSASRA, from the coding sequence ATGAGCACCGACATCCACGTCCTCGTCTGTGGTGGCGGCATCGCGGGCAATGCGGTGGCGTTGCAACTGATTCGCGCAGGCATACGCACCACCGTGGTGGAGCGGGCGAGTGCCCCGCGGCCCGGCGGGCAGGCGGTCGACTTGCGGGGACCGAGCCGGGAGGTGGCGGAGCGGATGGGGCTGATGCCGGGCATCCGAGCCAGGCAGTTGGACGAGCGCGGCATGACCTACGTGGACCGGAGCGGGCGCGCCTCCGTGCGCATGCCCGCGGAGATGTTCGACGGCAAGGGGCCGGTCGCCGATATCGAGATCACCCGGGGCGAGCTGAATCAGGTGCTGCTGGAAGCGCTGGCCGAGGCGGGCGGCGCACTGGACTACCGGTATGGCGAGTGGATCGAGGCGCTGACGCAGGACGAGGCGGGCGTGGCGGTCGCCTTCGCCTCGGGCAGCGTCGAGCGCTTCGATCTGGTTGTCGGGGCCGATGGTGTCCATTCGGCGACGCGGCGGCTCGCCTTCGGTCCGGACGAGCGGTTCTCCACCTACCTCGGCGGATACACGTCCTACTTCACCGTGCCGACTCCAGCCGGGGTCGAACCGGGCTGGATGGCGATGCGCATGGTGCCACGAGCCGCCGTGGGCATCCGGCCCGACGCCGACCCCGGCACGTCCAAGGCGATCGTCATGCTGCGTGTCGACGCCGATCCGGCACTGCGCGGTGATGTCGCGGCCCAGCAACGGCTCATCCGTCGGCTGCTGGCCGACGCGGGCTGGCTGACCCCGCACATCCTCGCCGCGATGGCCGATGCGCCGGACTTCTATTTCGACGAGCTGGCCCGTATCGACATGCCGGCCCTCTCGGCCGGGCGGGTGACCCTGCTCGGCGACGCGGGCTATTGCGGCTCGCCCCTGACAGGTATGGGCACTGCCATGGCCCTGGTCGGCGCGTACCTGCTCGCGGGAGAACTCGCCGCCGATCCGGCCGATCCGCTGGGTGCGCTGGCCCGCTACGAGGCCGCACTGATGCCGTTTCTCGACAAGGCGAAGGAGATCCCCGGCGGTGGCCTCTCGATGATGTTGCCTACCACGGAGTTCGGCGCGATGCTCACCCGCGCCGTGGCCCGGCTGATGGTCTCGCGGCCGCTACGACCGGTGATGATCAGGATGATGAGCGGAACCGACGACTACGCATTGCCCTCGTACCCGGCCGATTCCGCGTCCCGCGCGTGA
- a CDS encoding TetR/AcrR family transcriptional regulator: MGNREDLLEGARKAILERGLAKVTARDIATAAGVSLAAIGYHFGSKDRLVTEALTEGVGSGIGDRMESAIRDAGDDRPLGETVGETWDGMVAILRGHREDMMLSMENLVRVARSEESGQYMADASEHALVDLAAALRETHPDLSAEQARALAKLLFTLFQGIATLWLAAPTAELLDGEELTLAVDALKNL, from the coding sequence ATGGGAAACCGAGAGGACCTGCTGGAAGGAGCCCGCAAGGCGATTCTCGAACGCGGCCTGGCCAAGGTCACCGCGCGCGACATCGCGACGGCGGCCGGGGTCAGCCTGGCCGCTATCGGCTATCACTTCGGATCGAAGGACCGCCTGGTCACCGAGGCACTCACCGAGGGTGTCGGCAGCGGCATCGGCGACCGCATGGAGTCGGCGATCCGTGATGCGGGCGACGACCGGCCGCTAGGGGAAACGGTGGGCGAGACCTGGGACGGGATGGTCGCCATCCTGCGCGGCCACCGCGAGGACATGATGCTGAGCATGGAGAATCTGGTCCGTGTCGCCCGCTCGGAGGAGTCGGGACAGTACATGGCCGACGCGTCCGAACACGCACTCGTCGACCTGGCCGCCGCCCTGCGCGAGACTCACCCCGATCTCTCGGCGGAGCAGGCCCGCGCACTGGCGAAGCTGCTGTTCACTCTGTTCCAGGGGATTGCGACGCTCTGGCTGGCGGCGCCGACCGCGGAACTTCTCGACGGCGAGGAACTGACGCTCGCGGTCGACGCACTGAAGAATCTCTGA
- a CDS encoding B-4DMT family transporter, translating into MNAWIVRGLLLGALVVALRVALGFAMANWPTHGVWFRLLCLVVLLGAVVSWGALDGRRDRETHPDPERGSDLTIRWLQAAALGGIGGSLICWLLDFLPGFDLGDNGLLFEATACSAFFLLLIFVPGLVGVGVGRMLAGRKSDKREKTGAPPAPIAA; encoded by the coding sequence ATGAATGCTTGGATCGTGCGCGGGCTGCTGCTCGGCGCGCTGGTCGTCGCGCTGCGCGTAGCGCTCGGGTTCGCCATGGCGAACTGGCCGACGCATGGTGTCTGGTTCCGGCTGCTGTGCCTGGTCGTCCTGCTCGGTGCCGTGGTGAGCTGGGGTGCGCTCGACGGGCGTCGTGACCGTGAAACCCATCCCGATCCCGAGCGCGGGTCCGACCTCACGATCCGGTGGTTGCAGGCCGCCGCCCTCGGCGGTATCGGTGGCAGCCTGATCTGCTGGCTGCTGGACTTCCTGCCCGGCTTCGACCTCGGCGACAACGGTCTGCTGTTCGAAGCGACCGCGTGCTCGGCATTCTTCCTCCTGCTGATCTTCGTCCCCGGGCTCGTCGGTGTCGGCGTCGGGCGCATGCTCGCCGGGCGTAAGAGCGACAAGCGTGAGAAGACCGGCGCACCGCCCGCGCCGATCGCTGCCTGA
- a CDS encoding shikimate dehydrogenase, producing MAVDPPYAGPRRAAVLGKPIAHSRSPQLHLAAYRALGLDWTYERIECDAAQLPALVDGLGPEWVGLSVTMPGKEAALAHADERTERAVLVGSANTLVRTAAGWRADCTDVDGVFGALREGGVRAVEAGVVLGAGGTARPALLALRDLGARSVTVVARDPGRARSALELAERLDMAVSFVAFGSGEIGRACAQADAVVSTVPAEAGAQIAEAVAAAPVVLDAIYDPWPTPLAAAVEAAGHTVVGGLRMLLNQAFGQVEQFTGRPAPKAAMAAALTS from the coding sequence GTGGCCGTTGATCCACCGTATGCGGGTCCGCGCCGGGCCGCGGTGCTCGGCAAGCCGATCGCGCATTCCCGTTCGCCGCAGCTGCACCTGGCGGCGTATCGGGCGCTCGGTCTGGACTGGACCTACGAGCGCATCGAATGCGACGCCGCGCAGTTGCCCGCCTTGGTCGACGGTCTCGGCCCGGAGTGGGTCGGGCTGTCGGTGACCATGCCGGGCAAGGAGGCGGCGCTGGCCCACGCCGACGAGCGCACCGAGCGCGCGGTGCTGGTGGGTTCGGCGAACACTCTGGTGCGCACCGCCGCCGGATGGCGAGCCGACTGCACCGATGTCGACGGTGTGTTCGGCGCGTTGCGTGAGGGCGGGGTGCGCGCGGTCGAAGCCGGTGTGGTGCTGGGCGCGGGCGGCACCGCGCGCCCCGCGCTGCTCGCCCTGCGCGATCTCGGCGCGCGTTCGGTGACCGTGGTCGCCCGTGATCCAGGGCGGGCGCGCTCGGCGCTGGAACTCGCCGAGCGGTTGGATATGGCGGTCTCCTTCGTCGCCTTCGGTTCCGGGGAGATCGGTCGGGCCTGCGCGCAGGCCGACGCCGTGGTCAGTACCGTCCCCGCCGAGGCGGGTGCGCAGATCGCCGAGGCGGTCGCCGCCGCGCCGGTGGTCCTCGACGCCATCTATGACCCGTGGCCCACACCGTTGGCCGCCGCCGTCGAGGCCGCCGGGCACACGGTGGTGGGCGGCCTGCGCATGCTGCTGAACCAGGCATTCGGCCAGGTCGAGCAGTTCACCGGGCGGCCGGCACCGAAGGCCGCGATGGCTGCTGCGCTGACCTCGTGA
- a CDS encoding endolytic transglycosylase MltG, whose protein sequence is MTDRWARAEEAFRQREAGRRYRRDDAAWERDEDDSVDLVDSWDDHDGYGESGYGESAGYAERGDDEDDYDTAVIPRYADDDPAYAEVARSRGKRAAREDPAAHDEPYGDGLEDGGAQEVGLDDDEAGTGAARASRSGPAPRPRPRPSGRTRGAERGAPAARPRKGAAGATRSERSPRSSQAARRRPAAKRPAADDGGRRRHTRWVLIALAVLLLGGVGAYGVMKLTGGYTPPADFAGPAGPVVVVRVESGDTATQISQEMYDKGVVASSEAFYEAAVQNEGMNAIHPGYYQIPSQSPAVDAVAALLDPEARVGNMVISEGRQLHDQTDVNTGARKEGIYTKIAAASCIGEGAAAKCVTYEELDAAGASDDLAALGVPSWAEAEVRSAPDQRRQLEGLIAAGTWDFDPSGDARSILRELITSSAASYESTGLLESGANTGLSPYETLIAASLVEREALPQDMGKVARVIVNRLEIGQALQFDSTVNYSLDSTEVATTDADRARVTPWNTYAMSGLPANPISAPSLNALRAMESPEPGNWLYFVTIDMKGTTLFTDSYSQHLSNIDQALDSGILDSGR, encoded by the coding sequence ATGACGGATCGATGGGCGCGAGCCGAGGAAGCGTTCCGGCAGCGAGAAGCGGGGCGCCGCTACCGGCGCGATGACGCGGCGTGGGAACGCGACGAGGACGACAGCGTCGATCTCGTCGACTCGTGGGACGACCACGACGGCTACGGCGAGTCGGGCTACGGCGAGTCGGCCGGTTATGCCGAGCGGGGCGATGACGAAGACGATTACGACACCGCCGTCATCCCGCGGTACGCCGACGACGATCCCGCCTACGCGGAGGTCGCTCGCAGCAGGGGGAAGCGTGCCGCTCGCGAGGACCCGGCTGCCCACGACGAGCCCTATGGCGACGGCCTCGAGGACGGCGGCGCCCAGGAGGTCGGCCTCGATGACGACGAGGCAGGCACAGGCGCGGCACGAGCGAGCCGGAGCGGACCCGCCCCCCGTCCCCGTCCGCGCCCGTCCGGCCGCACTCGCGGAGCAGAGCGCGGCGCGCCCGCCGCGCGCCCGAGGAAGGGCGCCGCGGGAGCGACACGTTCCGAACGCTCCCCGCGCTCGTCGCAAGCCGCCCGGCGCCGCCCGGCCGCGAAGCGTCCGGCCGCGGACGACGGCGGCCGTCGCAGGCACACGCGGTGGGTGCTGATCGCGCTCGCCGTGCTGCTGCTCGGCGGCGTGGGCGCCTACGGGGTCATGAAACTGACCGGTGGGTACACCCCACCCGCCGACTTCGCCGGACCGGCCGGGCCCGTGGTGGTCGTGCGGGTCGAGTCGGGCGACACCGCCACCCAGATCTCGCAGGAGATGTACGACAAAGGTGTGGTCGCCAGCTCCGAAGCGTTCTACGAAGCCGCCGTCCAGAACGAGGGCATGAACGCGATTCATCCCGGTTATTACCAGATTCCGAGCCAGAGCCCGGCGGTCGACGCGGTGGCCGCGTTGCTCGATCCGGAGGCGCGCGTCGGCAACATGGTCATCTCCGAAGGTCGCCAGCTGCACGATCAGACCGACGTGAACACCGGCGCCCGCAAGGAAGGCATCTACACCAAGATCGCCGCGGCCAGTTGCATCGGCGAGGGCGCGGCCGCCAAGTGCGTGACCTACGAGGAACTCGACGCGGCGGGGGCGAGCGATGATCTCGCCGCGCTCGGTGTGCCGAGCTGGGCCGAAGCCGAAGTCCGGTCCGCGCCCGACCAGCGCAGGCAGCTCGAGGGGCTGATCGCCGCGGGCACCTGGGATTTCGACCCGAGTGGCGATGCCCGATCGATTCTGCGTGAGCTGATCACCTCCAGCGCCGCGAGTTACGAGTCCACCGGATTGCTGGAGTCGGGCGCGAACACCGGCCTGAGCCCCTACGAGACGCTGATCGCCGCCTCGCTGGTGGAACGGGAAGCGCTGCCGCAGGACATGGGCAAGGTCGCCCGCGTGATCGTCAACCGGTTGGAGATCGGGCAGGCGCTGCAGTTCGACTCGACGGTCAACTACTCGCTCGACAGCACCGAGGTGGCCACCACCGACGCCGACCGTGCGCGAGTCACGCCGTGGAACACCTACGCCATGTCCGGGCTGCCCGCGAACCCCATTTCCGCGCCGTCGCTGAACGCGCTGCGCGCGATGGAATCGCCGGAGCCCGGCAACTGGCTGTACTTCGTGACCATCGACATGAAGGGCACGACGCTGTTCACCGACAGCTATTCCCAGCATCTGAGCAATATCGATCAGGCGCTCGACAGCGGAATCCTCGACAGTGGCCGTTGA
- the ruvX gene encoding Holliday junction resolvase RuvX — protein sequence MMREQERSDRPDPATDPGRGRRIGIDVGSVRIGVASSDPDGILATPVETVPRAKKTTRGTVSSDIVRIAEIVREYEAVEVVVGLPRTLRGEKGTSATMAIEFAERLRIEMPDVAIRLSDERLTTVSAARALRDSGVRARGQRQVIDQAAAVSILQGWLDERSAVLRSVGDASSGDDA from the coding sequence CTGATGCGCGAGCAGGAGCGCTCCGATCGCCCCGACCCCGCGACCGACCCCGGGCGGGGCAGACGCATCGGCATCGACGTGGGCAGTGTCCGGATCGGGGTCGCCTCGAGCGACCCCGACGGCATCCTCGCCACTCCCGTGGAGACGGTGCCGCGTGCGAAGAAAACCACGCGCGGCACGGTCTCATCCGACATCGTGAGAATTGCCGAGATTGTGCGGGAGTACGAGGCGGTGGAGGTCGTCGTCGGCTTGCCGCGGACGCTGCGTGGGGAGAAGGGGACCTCGGCCACGATGGCCATCGAGTTCGCTGAAAGATTGCGAATCGAAATGCCCGACGTGGCGATACGCCTTTCCGACGAACGTTTGACTACGGTGTCTGCTGCACGTGCATTGCGAGACAGCGGAGTTCGCGCACGTGGCCAGCGGCAGGTGATCGATCAGGCGGCGGCCGTATCGATCCTGCAAGGATGGTTGGACGAACGGAGTGCGGTGTTGAGGTCGGTCGGGGACGCGTCGTCCGGAGACGATGCATGA